The following are from one region of the Etheostoma spectabile isolate EspeVRDwgs_2016 chromosome 15, UIUC_Espe_1.0, whole genome shotgun sequence genome:
- the abat gene encoding LOW QUALITY PROTEIN: 4-aminobutyrate aminotransferase, mitochondrial (The sequence of the model RefSeq protein was modified relative to this genomic sequence to represent the inferred CDS: inserted 2 bases in 1 codon): MASSLIGRPFALSLQKHLWLSGPGKRHVSKAAPQTQVSLXFNGPSMKTAVLDPITKELTKQLGEIQNVGAVNFFCNYEESRGNYLVDVDGNRMLDIYTQISSIPIGYNHPALLKLMSNPNHLSTLVNRPALGILPPENFPDNLTESLLSMSPSGMTRVQTMACGSCSNENAFKAMFIWYRNKERGHKTPSEEDLSSCMVNQTPGCPDLSILSFMGAFHGRTMGCLAATHSKAIHKLDVPSFDWPIAPFPRLQYPLEEFSRENAQEEARCLEEVEDLIVKWRQKGRPVAGIVIEPIQAEGGDNHASPDFFKSLRNIARKHGCAFHVDEVQTGGGSTGKMWAHEHWGTDDPADIVSFSKKLLTGGYYHRDEFQADKPYRIFNTWMGDPSKNLILAEVLNVIRRENLLEEVTRSGRALLNGLYDLQAQYPGMLSRARGQGTFCAIDVCDDATRDSILLKARDKGVLLGGCGDRSIRFRPALVFKEYHVHIFLNIFNDVLAQHK, encoded by the exons ATGGCGTCGTCCTTGATCGGCCGTCCCTTTGCTCTCTCCCTGCAGAAACACTTGTGGCTCAGTGGTCCAGGTAAAC GACATGTCAGTAAGGCGGCACCACAGACCCAGGTGAGTTT ATTCAACGGACCCTCCATGAAGACTGCAGTTCTGGACCCGATCAcaa AGGAGCTGACAAAACAGCTGGGAGAGATCCAg AACGTTGGTGCTGTCAACTTCTTCTGTAACTACGAGGAGAGCCGGGGGAACTACCTGGTGGATGTGGACGGCAACCGCATGCTGGACATCTACACTCAGATCTCCTCCATCCCTATTG GATACAACCACCCGGCGCTGCTCAAACTCATGTCCAATCCCAACCATCTG AGTACTCTGGTAAACCGACCAGCCCTGGGGATCCTGCCGCCGGAGAACTTCCCCGACAATCTCACTGAAAGCCTTCTCTCG ATGTCTCCCAGTGGAATGACCCGGGTTCAGACCATGGCCTGCGGATCCTGCTCCAATGAGAACGCTTTCAAGGCCATGTTTATCTGGTACAGG aacAAGGAGCGGGGCCACAAAACACCGTCTGAGGAAGACCTCAGCTCCTGCATGGTCAACCAG ACCCCAGGTTGTCCAGACCTCAGTATCTTATCTTTCATGGGAGCTTTCCATGGAAGAACCATGG GTTGCTTGGCAGCAACACACTCCAAAGCGATCCACAAGCTGGATGTGCCGTCTTTTGATTGGCCCATCGCTCCGTTTCCTCGACTGCAGTACCCGCTGGAGGAGTTCAGCAGAGAGAATGCACAGGAAGAGGCCCGCTGTCtggaggag GTGGAAGATCTGATCgttaaatggaggcagaagggGAGGCCGGTGGCTGGGATTGTAATTGAACCAATCCAGGCTGAAGGTGGAGATAACCACGCCTCCCCAGACTTCTTCAAAAGCCTCCGCAACATTGCACGCAAG CATGGATGTGCTTTTCACGTGGATGAAGTCCAGACTGGTGGGGGGAGCACAGGGAAGATGTGGGCCCATGAGCACTGGGGCACGGATGATCCGGCTGACATTGTCTCCTTCAGCAAGAAGCTTCTGACTGGTGGCTACTACCACAGGGACGAGTTCCAGGCGGATAAG CCGTACCGTATCTTTAACACGTGGATGGGGGACCCGTCGAAGAACTTGATCCTGGCTGAGGTTCTTAATGTGATCCGCAGAGAGAACCTTCTGGAGGAAGTGACCCGCTCTGGGAGAGCCTTGCTAAACGGCCTGTATGACCTGCAG GCTCAATACCCCGGCATGTTGAGCCGAGCTCGAGGACAGGGGACCTTCTGTGCCATTGATGTCTGTGATGACGCAACACGCGACAGCATCCTGCTCAAGGCCAGAGACAAAG GTGTCCTCCTGGGAGGGTGCGGGGACCGATCCATCCGTTTCCGTCCAGCGCTGGTTTTCAAGGAGTACCACGTTCACATCTTTCTCAACATTTTCAATGACGTGTTGGCCCAGCACAAGTAA